A section of the Acidobacterium capsulatum ATCC 51196 genome encodes:
- a CDS encoding DNA polymerase III subunit alpha — MTDRYVELHAASAFSFLQAASQPEKLTDRAAEIAMPALALLDHNGLYGAARFHTAAQRNNIRAHIGAEIAVSSFGPRWLPPAWLPHQCKSEPTRIPLLCESREGYQNLCQLITRFKMREETKESGAATFDDLSEYASGLVCLTGGDEGPLAAALSSGGEAAGREAVEELTRIFGRGSVYVELQRHQDREEEWRNQAALRIARSLNLPVIATNGVRHATPYEREVLDLFTAIRNHIELDQAGRLLATNSQRHLRTASEMTALFRDIPGAVENTLVLSSRLGFQLHDLGYEFPRYPVPDGDTMDSFLRKRVEEGVLRRYAPKNDRGLMERAKKQVEHELTLIAKLGFAGYFLIVWDIIRFCQQHDILVQGRGSAANSVVCYCLEITAVDPVGMDLLFERFLSESRNEWPDIDLDLPSEEKREQAIQYVYRRYGELGTAMCANVITYREKSAARETGKALGFDEETLGRLSSLAGQWEWRGNTDTMAHTFHHAGFDIRHARIAKYIELSMRIQDLPRHLGQHSGGMVICQGHLNKVVPLERASMANRHVVQWDKEDCADLGIIKVDLLGLGMMAVLHDCLELIPRHYGNKVDLAQLPQDDEVYRVVQRADTVGMFQIESRAQMASLPRNCPRKFYDLVVQVAIIRPGPIVGQMMHPYMRRRQGKEAVTYPHPSLVPVLERTLGVPLFQEQLLRIAMTVADFSGAEADELRRAVGMRRSWERMKNLEGNLRAGMTRNGIDERTQDTIVQQISSFALYGFPESHAASFALIAYASAYLKVKYLAAFTAAILNNQPMGFYSPAVLVKDAQRHGLRVKPIDVQVSEWRCTVEHESDGGLALRIGLGYARQLKRESAEALVRSRLQDGPFRSVEDVAQRVPFLNRKELKRLAEIGALNQLQGIEHRRDALWQIERAGKLEGPLLANAESLREDSEARPLQQMNVEERLVADYAGTGLTVGRHPMHYRRAELRRANILSAQDLRQRRDGEYVRVAGCIIARQRPGTAKGFIFISMEDETGICNVIVTPDLYDRDRLVVTRSKFLLVEGPLQNQDSVIHIKATRLTSLTDFALDVSSHDFH, encoded by the coding sequence ATGACTGATCGATATGTCGAACTGCACGCGGCCAGCGCCTTCAGCTTTCTGCAGGCCGCATCGCAACCGGAGAAGCTGACGGACCGCGCTGCGGAGATAGCCATGCCCGCGTTAGCGTTGCTCGACCATAACGGCCTCTACGGCGCGGCGCGATTTCATACTGCAGCACAGCGCAACAACATCCGCGCACACATCGGAGCGGAGATCGCCGTATCGAGCTTCGGGCCGCGATGGCTGCCTCCTGCATGGCTGCCGCACCAGTGCAAAAGTGAACCCACGCGCATCCCGCTGCTCTGCGAATCGCGCGAAGGCTACCAGAATCTCTGTCAGCTCATCACGCGGTTCAAAATGCGCGAAGAGACAAAAGAAAGCGGGGCTGCAACCTTCGACGATCTGAGCGAGTATGCCTCGGGTCTCGTGTGTCTCACCGGCGGCGATGAAGGACCGCTGGCGGCGGCGCTCTCAAGCGGAGGCGAAGCCGCGGGCCGGGAGGCAGTAGAAGAACTCACCCGCATCTTCGGTCGTGGAAGTGTATACGTCGAACTGCAGCGCCACCAGGACCGCGAGGAAGAGTGGCGCAACCAGGCTGCCCTCCGCATCGCGCGATCCCTCAATCTGCCGGTCATCGCCACCAATGGGGTCCGGCACGCCACACCTTATGAGCGCGAGGTACTCGATCTTTTCACGGCCATTCGCAATCATATCGAACTCGATCAGGCAGGCCGCCTTCTGGCTACGAACAGTCAGCGCCACCTCCGCACAGCCAGTGAGATGACAGCGCTCTTCCGCGACATACCCGGAGCCGTCGAAAACACTCTCGTACTCTCCTCGCGTCTGGGCTTTCAACTCCATGATCTCGGATACGAGTTTCCCCGTTACCCAGTGCCAGACGGAGATACCATGGACAGTTTTCTCCGCAAGCGCGTGGAGGAAGGTGTGCTGCGGCGCTATGCTCCGAAGAATGACCGCGGTCTGATGGAGCGGGCGAAGAAGCAGGTGGAACACGAGTTGACGCTGATTGCGAAACTTGGATTCGCCGGATACTTTCTTATCGTCTGGGACATCATTCGCTTCTGTCAGCAGCATGACATCCTGGTGCAGGGCCGCGGGAGCGCTGCGAATTCCGTCGTTTGCTACTGCCTTGAAATCACGGCTGTCGATCCTGTGGGAATGGACCTTCTCTTCGAGCGATTCCTATCGGAGAGCCGCAACGAATGGCCGGACATCGATCTCGATCTTCCTTCAGAAGAGAAACGCGAGCAGGCCATTCAGTATGTCTACCGGCGTTACGGAGAACTCGGCACGGCAATGTGCGCGAATGTCATCACGTATCGCGAAAAATCCGCAGCTCGTGAAACCGGCAAAGCACTCGGCTTCGACGAGGAGACGCTGGGCCGATTGTCGAGCCTTGCCGGGCAGTGGGAATGGCGCGGCAATACCGATACGATGGCGCACACCTTTCACCATGCCGGCTTCGATATCCGCCACGCACGTATCGCCAAATATATTGAACTCTCGATGCGCATTCAGGACCTGCCCCGCCACCTTGGGCAGCACTCCGGCGGCATGGTCATCTGCCAGGGGCATCTCAACAAGGTTGTCCCGCTGGAACGTGCCTCGATGGCGAATCGCCATGTGGTGCAGTGGGACAAAGAGGACTGCGCCGATCTCGGCATCATCAAGGTAGACCTGTTGGGCCTGGGCATGATGGCTGTCCTTCACGATTGCCTGGAATTGATTCCCCGGCATTATGGCAACAAGGTGGATCTCGCGCAGTTGCCGCAGGACGACGAAGTCTACCGGGTGGTCCAGAGGGCCGATACCGTAGGGATGTTTCAGATCGAGAGCCGCGCACAGATGGCTTCCCTGCCGCGCAATTGCCCACGCAAGTTCTATGACCTCGTCGTGCAGGTCGCCATCATCCGGCCGGGGCCGATTGTCGGGCAGATGATGCATCCATACATGCGGCGGCGGCAAGGGAAGGAGGCGGTCACCTATCCCCATCCATCCCTCGTACCTGTTCTGGAGCGCACGCTCGGAGTGCCGCTCTTTCAGGAACAGTTACTGAGGATCGCCATGACCGTGGCTGATTTCTCCGGCGCGGAAGCCGACGAACTACGCCGCGCCGTGGGCATGCGGCGCTCGTGGGAGCGCATGAAGAATCTCGAAGGCAACCTACGGGCGGGAATGACGCGCAATGGCATCGACGAGAGGACTCAGGACACCATCGTCCAGCAAATCAGCTCCTTCGCTCTCTACGGATTTCCTGAATCGCACGCAGCCAGCTTCGCCCTCATCGCTTATGCTTCGGCCTACCTCAAGGTGAAATACCTCGCCGCCTTCACCGCGGCCATTCTTAACAACCAGCCCATGGGCTTCTACAGCCCCGCCGTGCTGGTCAAGGATGCGCAGCGGCACGGCCTGCGCGTGAAGCCCATCGACGTACAGGTCTCAGAATGGCGTTGCACCGTGGAGCACGAAAGCGATGGAGGGCTCGCTCTGCGGATCGGACTCGGATATGCCAGACAGTTGAAGAGAGAATCCGCAGAAGCGCTGGTAAGATCGCGGCTGCAAGATGGCCCCTTCCGCTCAGTGGAAGACGTTGCCCAGCGTGTTCCCTTCCTGAACCGGAAGGAACTGAAGCGGCTCGCGGAGATCGGCGCGCTCAACCAACTTCAGGGAATCGAGCATCGCCGCGATGCACTCTGGCAAATCGAGCGCGCTGGCAAACTGGAAGGGCCATTACTGGCAAATGCCGAGTCGCTGCGTGAGGATTCCGAAGCGCGGCCCTTACAGCAGATGAATGTCGAAGAACGCCTGGTGGCCGACTATGCCGGAACAGGCCTCACCGTCGGCCGGCACCCCATGCACTACCGGCGCGCGGAGTTGCGCCGGGCCAATATCCTTTCCGCGCAAGACCTACGTCAACGCCGCGATGGAGAGTATGTCCGCGTCGCCGGCTGCATCATCGCACGGCAAAGGC
- a CDS encoding DNA polymerase Y family protein gives MSRTAEIYACLCVREFPTQALLRLRPQLRNQPCVVMEGEPPLEQVCSLTRKARILGLLPGMTQVEVDTFSGVTVLQRSRKEEITTSEALLECAGSFSPRVEEVSYRHSFVCVVDIAGTQELFGPPNKLAQNLLTRVSALGIAACVGVSSNFHASIAVARAPLALSVRVIPPGEEGAALAALPLTVLNLSEQQAETFSSWGIRNLGMLAALPERELISRLGQPGKHLRQLARGEAPHLFLPVEPEFTLHERMELDSPVAVLDALMFVANLMLEQLIVRATARVLALAAVTVALTLEGGASCLRTIRPALPTNDRPLWIKLLHLDLEAHPPQAAVLAIRLEAEPGSTSQVQMGLFSPQLPEPSRLDVTLARIRSIVGDENVGRAVVADTHRPDGFRLEPFGLDAFENSSAQSKVPSTTTLRSALRRLRPPESVSVTLQGARPEAFFFRQQRYRVEHAYGPWLTTGEWWSAASWGYEQWDLVARNPSGTTLCGCLMRDLLRNQWQMAGLYD, from the coding sequence ATGAGCAGGACTGCCGAAATCTATGCGTGCCTTTGTGTGCGTGAGTTCCCAACGCAGGCTTTACTGCGTCTGAGGCCGCAGTTGCGCAACCAGCCGTGCGTGGTCATGGAGGGCGAGCCTCCGCTTGAGCAGGTGTGTTCCCTTACCCGGAAAGCGCGCATTCTCGGCTTGCTGCCCGGCATGACGCAGGTGGAGGTGGACACCTTTTCCGGAGTCACGGTGCTGCAGCGCTCCCGGAAGGAAGAGATCACCACGAGCGAGGCACTGCTCGAATGCGCTGGCAGCTTTTCGCCGCGTGTCGAAGAGGTCAGCTACCGGCATTCTTTTGTGTGCGTGGTCGATATTGCTGGCACGCAAGAATTGTTTGGGCCGCCGAACAAGCTCGCGCAGAATCTGCTGACGCGCGTAAGCGCCTTGGGAATCGCGGCCTGCGTCGGCGTGAGCAGCAACTTTCATGCGTCGATTGCGGTGGCCAGGGCGCCGTTAGCCCTTTCCGTGCGGGTCATCCCGCCAGGCGAGGAGGGCGCAGCGCTGGCCGCGTTGCCCCTCACGGTACTCAATCTCAGCGAACAACAGGCGGAGACATTCTCCTCATGGGGGATTCGCAACCTGGGCATGCTGGCCGCACTGCCGGAGCGCGAACTCATCTCCCGGCTCGGGCAACCTGGCAAGCATCTACGCCAGTTGGCACGCGGCGAAGCGCCGCACCTGTTTCTGCCAGTCGAACCGGAATTTACGTTGCATGAGCGGATGGAGCTCGACTCCCCTGTCGCAGTGCTCGATGCCTTGATGTTCGTGGCGAACCTGATGCTCGAACAATTGATCGTGCGGGCAACGGCACGCGTGCTGGCGCTGGCTGCGGTTACGGTCGCGCTCACCCTCGAAGGGGGAGCTTCCTGTCTCCGAACTATCCGTCCGGCATTGCCTACGAACGACCGCCCTCTCTGGATCAAGCTGCTACATCTCGACCTCGAAGCTCATCCTCCACAGGCAGCGGTTCTTGCCATCAGACTTGAGGCTGAACCCGGCAGCACCAGCCAGGTGCAAATGGGATTGTTTTCTCCTCAATTGCCGGAGCCATCGCGGCTGGATGTTACACTCGCGCGTATCCGCTCTATCGTCGGCGACGAAAATGTAGGCCGCGCGGTGGTGGCCGACACGCACCGGCCGGACGGCTTTCGCCTCGAACCATTTGGGCTCGACGCCTTCGAGAATTCCTCCGCGCAGTCGAAGGTACCTTCCACAACAACGCTGCGGTCTGCCTTGCGGAGGCTGCGGCCGCCAGAGTCTGTCTCCGTAACGTTGCAGGGTGCGCGCCCGGAGGCCTTCTTCTTCCGGCAGCAACGCTATCGGGTGGAGCATGCTTATGGTCCGTGGCTCACGACAGGTGAATGGTGGAGCGCGGCTTCATGGGGCTACGAACAATGGGATCTCGTCGCCCGCAATCCTTCCGGCACTACACTGTGCGGATGCCTGATGCGTGACCTGCTGCGCAACCAATGGCAGATGGCAGGGCTGTATGACTGA
- a CDS encoding recombinase RecA, with product MPSASTLRQQIESALAHRIPSALTPAPRVIRPMIPTGVAEMDAMLDGGLPVGAMTEMAGPETSGRTALALSFLRSLTDTGRACAWIDVSDTFDPESAAAVGVDLARVLWVRCGVPKAAMKPSRELQFSLPEKYLIAASTKKGVHGGGCGGHPRKEVKGLAGAVHELLRPETFAPRCAEPQRRVRTEREAFLPQPQTSPAPANTRSHSGKPWTRIEQALRATDLILQAGGFSTIVLDMGSIAPEHTSRVPLATWFRYRAAAERAQSSFLLLTQHPCAKSSSELLLKFLPGEARHDEATVFTGLAHRVEVERQRFTQPPSNVVALRKTPQRANATLWKSQTPWAGAR from the coding sequence ATGCCCTCCGCCTCTACTCTTCGCCAACAGATTGAAAGTGCGCTGGCACACCGCATCCCGTCTGCGCTGACGCCCGCGCCGCGAGTGATCCGCCCTATGATCCCAACGGGCGTCGCCGAGATGGACGCCATGCTCGACGGCGGCCTACCCGTTGGGGCGATGACCGAGATGGCCGGCCCGGAGACCAGTGGCCGCACGGCGTTGGCGCTTTCCTTTCTGCGCTCCCTGACGGATACCGGAAGAGCCTGCGCATGGATCGATGTCTCGGACACCTTTGACCCCGAATCTGCCGCGGCTGTGGGTGTCGATCTTGCCCGTGTGCTGTGGGTGCGTTGCGGCGTTCCCAAAGCTGCGATGAAACCTTCCCGTGAGCTCCAGTTTTCGTTGCCAGAGAAATACCTGATTGCTGCATCCACCAAGAAGGGAGTGCATGGTGGAGGCTGTGGCGGCCATCCACGCAAGGAAGTGAAGGGACTCGCGGGGGCTGTTCATGAATTGCTTCGTCCAGAGACTTTCGCACCGCGTTGCGCCGAACCGCAACGCAGAGTGCGAACGGAGCGGGAAGCATTTCTGCCGCAGCCGCAGACATCTCCAGCCCCTGCCAACACGCGCTCTCACTCCGGCAAACCCTGGACACGCATCGAGCAAGCTCTGCGCGCGACAGACCTGATCCTGCAGGCGGGAGGCTTCAGCACCATTGTTCTCGATATGGGGAGCATCGCCCCGGAGCATACCTCGCGTGTGCCACTGGCGACATGGTTTCGCTATCGCGCAGCGGCAGAACGAGCCCAGTCGAGCTTCCTGTTACTGACACAGCATCCATGTGCCAAAAGCAGCAGCGAGCTGCTGCTCAAATTCCTGCCGGGCGAAGCACGCCACGATGAGGCCACCGTATTCACAGGCCTCGCGCATCGCGTGGAAGTGGAGCGCCAACGTTTTACGCAGCCTCCGTCGAACGTCGTTGCCCTTCGCAAAACACCACAGCGCGCAAACGCCACCCTATGGAAAAGCCAAACCCCATGGGCAGGTGCACGATGA
- a CDS encoding SOS response-associated peptidase, with protein MCGRYRRRSDKQRIAEAFEVGMGLEDLCLEPEEDISPGSLQPVVFRNDDGERQLELMRWGFKLPDRLLFNARSEGIDSSKFWSESFLERRCIVPADAVFESGPADKGKKKPKYEIAIPGQEPLGMAGVWKLWKNPKTEQWERTFAILTGEPNEIVAPIHDRMTTFLEPRDYAEYLAITERPPLHLLRILPAQKTRAKLVTPAPKVPEQTRLF; from the coding sequence GTGTGTGGCCGTTACCGCCGCCGGTCTGACAAACAGCGCATTGCCGAGGCCTTTGAAGTCGGGATGGGGCTCGAAGATCTGTGTCTCGAACCGGAGGAAGATATCTCGCCGGGCTCCCTGCAGCCGGTCGTCTTTCGCAACGACGATGGGGAGCGCCAGTTGGAACTCATGCGCTGGGGCTTCAAGCTGCCGGATCGACTGCTCTTCAATGCGCGCTCCGAGGGCATCGACAGCTCGAAGTTCTGGAGCGAGTCGTTTCTTGAGCGGCGCTGCATTGTGCCTGCCGACGCGGTCTTCGAGTCTGGCCCGGCCGACAAGGGCAAGAAGAAGCCGAAGTACGAGATTGCGATCCCCGGTCAGGAACCCCTTGGAATGGCCGGCGTCTGGAAGCTTTGGAAGAACCCGAAGACAGAACAGTGGGAGCGGACGTTTGCCATCCTCACCGGCGAGCCCAATGAAATCGTGGCACCGATTCATGACCGCATGACGACGTTTCTGGAGCCACGGGATTACGCGGAATATCTGGCAATCACAGAAAGGCCGCCGCTTCACTTGCTTCGCATTCTGCCTGCGCAGAAGACGCGCGCGAAGCTTGTAACTCCCGCCCCGAAGGTTCCCGAGCAGACCAGGCTATTTTGA
- a CDS encoding type II toxin-antitoxin system RelE/ParE family toxin: MSRYVVTAPAEEDLFEIWSYIASDSVDVANRVEAEIYAACRFLAIHPLAGHLRTDLTRRPVRFWALPRYSNYLIVYDPSSEPLRILRLLHGARDASRELRTEEH, from the coding sequence ATGAGCCGCTATGTCGTCACCGCGCCGGCGGAAGAAGACCTCTTTGAAATCTGGTCCTACATCGCTTCCGATAGCGTAGACGTTGCCAATCGTGTAGAGGCGGAGATTTACGCAGCCTGCCGGTTTCTTGCAATTCATCCGCTCGCCGGGCATCTCCGCACCGACCTCACTCGCCGCCCGGTACGATTCTGGGCATTGCCGCGATACTCGAACTATCTGATCGTCTACGATCCCAGCTCTGAGCCCCTGCGCATCCTCCGCCTCCTGCATGGAGCGCGAGACGCCAGCCGGGAACTCCGCACGGAAGAGCACTGA
- a CDS encoding ribbon-helix-helix domain-containing protein produces MTIQLKPELEALIRQDVLRGPYRSIDEFVERAVSQLHEQETWIAAYRDELHRKIEEGWQAAERGEMSTEQDVQARMEARKKEWLEQRSA; encoded by the coding sequence ATGACCATCCAACTCAAGCCGGAATTGGAAGCGCTGATTCGCCAGGACGTGCTGCGCGGGCCCTATCGGAGCATCGATGAGTTCGTCGAGCGCGCCGTCAGCCAGCTTCATGAGCAGGAGACCTGGATTGCAGCGTACCGCGATGAGCTTCACCGCAAGATTGAAGAGGGCTGGCAGGCCGCCGAGCGCGGAGAAATGAGCACGGAGCAGGACGTTCAGGCCCGCATGGAAGCGCGTAAGAAAGAATGGCTTGAACAGCGCTCCGCATGA
- a CDS encoding NIPSNAP family protein has product MRAFYAQGWKCRRGPTPRLVLINAVSGSYEESQTISRLLVPYARLEGQGRSAMEDSQPVTCQIRYTLDVTQLAAFESYARTWMSLIERYGGTHHGYFVPRASPDEVGASFPGLGYDGPTDIAIAMFTFPDEESYRLYRNEVATDPECIKAAALVRESSCFTRYERLFLQPVIRA; this is encoded by the coding sequence ATGCGAGCATTTTACGCTCAGGGCTGGAAATGTAGACGAGGCCCCACGCCTCGATTAGTCCTGATAAACGCCGTTAGCGGAAGCTATGAGGAATCGCAGACGATAAGCCGACTTCTCGTTCCCTATGCCAGACTTGAAGGTCAAGGGAGGAGCGCAATGGAAGATAGTCAGCCAGTGACCTGTCAAATTCGGTACACGCTCGATGTCACACAACTTGCCGCTTTTGAAAGCTACGCACGCACCTGGATGTCGCTCATCGAACGATACGGTGGTACCCATCATGGATATTTCGTCCCGAGGGCTAGTCCAGACGAGGTTGGCGCGAGCTTCCCGGGACTAGGCTACGATGGCCCAACAGACATTGCCATTGCCATGTTCACGTTCCCTGACGAAGAGAGTTACCGGCTTTATCGCAATGAGGTCGCAACCGACCCAGAGTGTATAAAGGCCGCCGCTCTTGTGCGAGAGTCTAGCTGCTTCACACGATACGAGCGTCTTTTCCTTCAGCCCGTAATCAGAGCATGA
- a CDS encoding FRG domain-containing protein — MNEVAVSNTKHRLLTIREHLAAKGAKEPLTTLGEFISHIHATSARWEHEDWKDREFDEQDVLNPVRIVGQVWFRGQRDVTHGLRPGLYREGTWKYLRKNEGSPQPSTDEFQDNLFQELFALEHELRIDFTSFGHLLNQANHAKEDTDWYFLMQHHGLPTRLLDWTTNALAALFFAAERYRDEVERLKASQEPSSPMICVWMVDAYWLADCLSSEWSSPILAWSEDATRYIPPLKSLADKMGDSQALLPVHAMPIEPPALHPRVASQEGRFVIFGRAQDLLDEKIRLEQLDDCKGLEELRVEQVRLNVTDVDGLLRDLAQLGVSRRTLFPDLAGLADFISWKHFHKVRGEQA; from the coding sequence ATGAACGAAGTGGCGGTATCGAACACAAAACATCGCCTGCTCACAATCAGAGAGCATCTTGCGGCAAAGGGCGCAAAGGAACCGTTGACGACCTTGGGAGAGTTCATCTCTCACATCCACGCAACCTCTGCGCGCTGGGAGCATGAGGATTGGAAAGACAGAGAATTCGATGAGCAGGATGTTCTCAATCCAGTGCGCATCGTTGGACAGGTGTGGTTTCGAGGACAACGGGATGTCACGCATGGTCTCCGGCCCGGCCTCTACCGCGAAGGCACTTGGAAGTATTTGCGGAAAAATGAGGGTAGTCCACAACCTTCCACGGATGAGTTTCAAGACAACCTCTTCCAGGAACTATTCGCGTTAGAGCATGAGCTTAGGATTGATTTCACTAGCTTTGGGCATCTGCTGAACCAGGCCAACCATGCAAAGGAAGACACCGATTGGTACTTCTTGATGCAGCATCACGGCTTGCCGACACGGTTGCTCGATTGGACCACAAACGCGCTCGCCGCTCTCTTTTTTGCCGCGGAGCGGTATCGCGACGAGGTCGAGCGTTTGAAAGCCAGTCAGGAACCGTCCTCGCCCATGATCTGCGTCTGGATGGTGGACGCCTACTGGCTTGCCGACTGTCTGAGTAGCGAGTGGAGCAGTCCAATCCTGGCGTGGTCCGAAGACGCGACACGATACATCCCGCCTCTGAAATCACTGGCTGACAAGATGGGTGATTCGCAAGCATTGTTGCCCGTTCATGCAATGCCCATCGAACCGCCCGCCCTCCACCCGCGTGTCGCGTCTCAAGAAGGGCGCTTCGTTATTTTTGGGCGGGCGCAGGACCTCCTGGACGAGAAGATTCGGCTGGAGCAATTGGACGACTGTAAGGGACTAGAGGAACTTCGCGTAGAGCAGGTCAGGCTGAACGTGACGGACGTTGATGGCCTTCTACGGGACCTCGCTCAGCTCGGCGTTTCTCGGCGAACCCTGTTCCCTGATCTTGCGGGACTGGCGGATTTCATCTCATGGAAGCATTTCCACAAGGTGCGTGGCGAACAAGCTTAG
- a CDS encoding PadR family transcriptional regulator produces the protein MSKQKKDVQQGTLALMVLKTLDVLGPQHGYGIARRIEQISGDLLSVNQGTLYPVLLRLEQEGAVASDLGPSENNRRARFYRLTRAGRKLLESEKRDWEQTAAIIARFFEVKAEDLA, from the coding sequence TTGTCGAAACAAAAAAAGGACGTGCAGCAGGGCACGCTGGCGCTGATGGTACTGAAGACGCTTGATGTCCTCGGGCCGCAGCACGGTTACGGCATTGCGCGGCGGATCGAACAGATCAGCGGCGATCTGCTTTCCGTGAACCAGGGAACACTCTATCCGGTGCTGCTTCGGTTGGAGCAGGAGGGTGCCGTTGCGTCGGACTTGGGGCCTTCAGAAAACAACCGTCGCGCGCGCTTTTATCGACTGACCCGAGCGGGGCGCAAACTTCTGGAATCCGAGAAGCGCGACTGGGAGCAGACAGCTGCGATTATCGCTCGGTTCTTTGAAGTCAAGGCGGAGGACCTGGCATGA